The DNA window tgtatcctgctttgcaAGGGACTGGTGCATGTCAGACCAAGGGTGCTAAGATAAGGACCAGCTGAATCTGAGATCTTCAAAATTATTCCCTGCAAGAGCCTTCTGCGAAGATGATCATCAAAAAGGCACAATGCACACCATGAAGCAAATGAGTATCTTGTCCATATGCTATTGAACTGGGACCAGCTGTGGATCATGTTCCCTACCAAACGTACGGGTTGCAGTTTCCAGGCACCATAAAGATATCTTTCTCGTCCTCGTTGTTTCTCTTCTTTTGTCCAAACAGGAAAACACCTTCCAGCCCCACAGGGAACAGCGGTGGCTCCCAGCCCTTCCTGGCAAAGTGGCGCCTGCCTTTATGTCCCTGATAAATGAGAAGAACGGATATAGTGACACGATGTCCTGAAAACAGAACATGCTCCCGGCtgctggtggtgatgatgatgtttggCCAGAGAGAGATAACACTTTTGTCTCTGCTGGAATGGGGCAGGGGAACTGGAGGAGGACTGGGAGTATGGGATGCCTGGGTTGTCTCTCCCATTAAGAAACAGGTAACTCATAGGTCTCCCTATATATCCCATATATGATACAGCATCTGGAATTGCTTGTCTGGGCTGCAGATGCCCTCAGTAGTTGATATATGGCATATTGTACTGCTTTTCCCTTTAAGTAAAGCCATTTCACCAGACTCACTATGCTGTTTAAAGGGTTTCCTGTTCAGAAGACAGCTTctcttagagcagtgtttctcaacctagggggcatcagaggggtcgccaaagaccatcagaaaactgatggtcttaggaacctcttCCGCAAAAACGGCTAAAGATCTTTTCACCTGTCCTTCTCTAGGCAAGTAAGgtttaaatataatgataatattttatcaatatttgtacgtatctatttttatcctttacaatttagcttgtaaatcgcctagagcatcttggatggagggcgattaataagcaattaaattatgatgatgatgatgatgatgatgatgatgatatatctgtggaatgcctaaggtggaagaaagaactcttgtctgtttgaggtaagtgtgaacgttgcaattggccaccttgaacagcattgaatggccttgcagcttcaaggcctggctgcatcctgcctggggggaatcctttgttgggacaggagacaatcagggccagctaacatctcccaacaaaggattcccccggcacgaagcaaccaggctttgaagctgcaagaccattcaatattaatcaaggtggcctcAAGCAGGCAATATCTCACCCTGggaatttcacagatatatacacctcactggcctattttccaacagacctcacaacctctgaggatgcctgccattaggggttcaacccccctctcccgaaatttttcaggttaaaaaaaaccttgctttactcatgaattttaactagttaaccaaatctccatgctaagtctatgaaacGCAAAAAATTAAGTGTCCCTTCAGAACTgaaagcactatctcaagcaaatattgacaggcctgtagcctgtggtgtgtgtgtgtgttaggagttcaacccccccccccattttcaacacccccccccaaaaaaaaaatttctggctatggccctgcctgccatagatggagataatgcttctggaacgtagtcatacagcccggaaaactcacagaaacccagatccatcattgtttgagtccacaatgctctctggatgtgtatcaactacaactccaaaacctaaggtcaatgcccaccaaactcttcctgTATCTTctgttgccaagtttggttcaactccatcatttgtggagttcagaatgctctttgattgtaggttaattataaatcccagcaactccaactcccaaatgacaaaatcagtatCCCCCTaccccccaaatcccaccagtattcaaatttgggcatattgggtatttgtgctaaattgggtccagtgaatgaaaatacatcctgcatatcagatacagtgttccctccctactttgcggttcacttttcgcggattcgctgttttgcggtttttcaataaattctaaaagactattataaatcataaaaaattacaatttacagcctaaggaagggaggaaggagaagccgaagggagagaaaaggagcccaaacggcaacgggaggagaaagagacaatttatcaacacacgattggttgataaagacttaaaatagtgcaggtaaaggtaaaggtttcccctggtgttaagttcagtcgtgtccgactctgggggttggtgctcatctccatttctaagccgaagatacctccaaggtcatgtggctggcatgactgcatggaacgctgttaccttcctgcctattgatctactcacatttgcatgttttcaaactgctaggttggcagaagctggagctaacagcgggcgctcactccactccccggatttgaacttgggacctttcggtctgcaagttcagcagcccagcgctttttcggtctgcaagttcaacagctcagtgctttaacacactgagccatcggaggctcctaaaatagtgtataactactaaaataatgtatgaatattaaaataaatatagtgcccctacttagcggattttcacttattgcgggtggtcctggaacataacccgagcgataagtgagggaacactgtatttacattatgtttcataacagtagcaaaattacagttatgaagtagcaatgaaaatatttttatgtgggggccaccacaacatgaggaactgtattaaggggtcacggtattaggaaggttgagaaccactgtcttagaggaaGCAAAGCTTAGGAAAGTTCCTTCAGGGGGAGGAAAACATAGAATCCCACTAGGAATGCTAATCCCAACCTCACCATGAAAAgaacttttcaaagctctgaaTCTCAGCCAACACACCAAAAGCCAATAGCACACCCTGGAATTCTATTATGTGCTGGTGCTCACATAGTTTTCAAACACATACCCTCCAACTGCCTTGATTAAttcactttttcagttgcttttaaaaggtcccagtttttccccttttttccgcTTTCTTCCAAGCTTATTTCCATTGCTGTAAATGGAGCTGAAAATCCAAGAGTAGTTTGCATTCAAAGAATTCAGCATAGTAGGTCTGGGCAACAGCAAACCGCTGAGGTGTCTCCTAGATTGTGCAATCTTTCTCATTCAAAACCTTTAACCATCTTGATTCACCCTGAAGTCGCCTACCTACTGGTGTCTTTGTCCCCAGCTTTGCCTAGGCAACAGCCTCAGGAGTGCACTTTATCCCAGGAGGCATTCAGGTTCAAAGGCTGAGAAGCAGTTCTGTGCTCAGATGCAGCTTACAGCTCTGTGGCCTTTGCTCACGTGAGTCAGCTTTGGAAGCAAACACAAACTCCTGGGAAGCAGGGCAAAGGCAGTAGGAGGAAGAAAGCCAAGGGGAGAAGATGGCTTCTAAGTCCCCACACCTCCCTAGAAGCAGGGAACAACATTTTTGTGGGTAGCAGGGCAAAAGAAAGACCCCAACCCATCGAGCCAAGCTGGATAGAGCCCCTGACTCAAACCTGACTGCCTCCACCTGGAAGAGGTGCCACCCGGGCCTTTTGCCAAGTCTGGGAACTGGGTCATAGCGGCAGCTTAAGAAACCGGGACTTCTGCCAGGCAGCAGGACCGGGCACAAATCCGGCATTGCTTAACCGTTGCCCGAGGGGTgccaaggaaggagaggaagggtggCCTACATTTCTCAAGGCTTCGGAGGCAAAACTGCTACTACTACGATCCCCATTGCTCTGAGCTCAGTTAAGGACTGAAGCTGTTCTCTGTAACATTTTTTGACTCCAGAGTGTAAAATGCCCCCAAAACTGGGCAAACATCACTGAATGTTTCTGGAATTCGCTCTTCTTCAGTTACTGGAGTCTTGGAATAAGGCAGGATGGGGAAACAGGTCAAATGCAGTCTTTCAAAACTATATTTGTTACGCTTGCTTTCCAAATGCCCCCTAAAGTACCCTTTTAGGGGACAGGAAAAGGTGCTGAACGACCTATGTTACAAGTCTCCAGGAGAAGCAATTTCCCTTTTAAATACATCACAATGCAAGAAGACTGGGTTTTCCTCCTCCCTGAGTGACTCTCTTTCAGTTCTcctggcaaacttcggccctccaggtgttttggactttatctcccacaattcctaacagcctcaggcccgttcctttttcccctcagccaggatagcatagggaatggttaacactcctgtggtgtttgttttgctatctatgCCCCTGTTAGAAGATTTcgcctccctttctgtccctgtgagaattggattttgaaaaaattggcttgttgtggaaataaggattggtgaaaagGCTTCAGTcgtgacaccttttccccatgagaactctttcagaagtgaatttcgcCTCTGAGCGgtagttttctctcacttcctgtgttctcagccccattcttaactatgggtcatttgtaagtcagatgtttgtaactttgggaTTGCCTGTAAAGAATAATTTTCTTTGCCATGCCATTTGGGAAAACAGCTGAGATGTCTGCCCTTCCCTTCCCATGTATTCTGCCTTTATAACAGCCAACATGTCATAAATAACAACACATTTTCCTTTAATGAAGCTTTATTGTCTGATAACTTTGAGGAATTGATCCATTGGTCTCAATTCCTCACAAAGTACAGGTTACCTGACCGTCTATGCATGGAGGAATGCTGTATTTAAACACAATGAAGCCTTACCATTAAACTGTACGTGAATGAAACTGGCAAATTGGCTAAGCAGGTTGCTTGTATATATTTTGACAATTTTCTGTTGACTTGTTTCATTGGAAAATGTCTCattctatatttaaaaatgtattggccTCAATGGGATGTTGCAGATACTTTGATATTCGCTTGTCTTTGCATTTGGCATGGGGCAAATGCCACTTGGACTCATAGGAAACACAGAGACCACCATCAACTATCTGTTCCTCTCACATACACAAATTAGTAGTAATAGCATCACTAGACCATGTATCTGAGAATAAATCAAGCCTGAAGCTAAAAGACTAATCAGAGGCTGTTATattttggtcatatcatgagaagacatgagaaAAGACAACAATTTTTGGAAAGATGGAAGgcggtaggaaaagaggaagatggcaTTCCAGGTAGATGGACTCTATTGGAAAAGCCAAGGCAGCCTTGAGACTGCAAgatttgggagttgaaggtctcTCCTTCATTGCGttaccataaatcaaagtcaacttgaaggcagttaGCAACAAAGCATTTAGAAAGGTGAGTTTGCCTTCGCCAAAATAAGGCTGGCAGGAGACTACCCACCCTCCACTGCTTGCATGATCAATACAAGAGATTGTTTGGATCCAAGCAGCTCACATTACTGGCAGTAGAAATCCCACCtctgaaagagaaaagagaaggacAACTCATTGACTGCACTTGACACATAAACACCATTTGCATGCATTTCAACATTGGTGAGGAAACACACTCTGCTTATGTTCAGGAACCCCCTCCCCTTTCCACATTTTGCCTGATGGAGACCTTTTGCACATCAATATGTAGACAGGCTTATAGGCAGCAGCCTATCGAAAGGGAGACATTCTTTTCCTCCTAAAAACAGGCTGAGAAATCTAGTTCAATatgttacttgaaggcacatatacattcACACACCAGTTGAGATTCGGGATCTGTTTACCATAGCCGTCCTGCCATATCAAGAAAATATAAAAGTGCCCTTACACTGGTTTTCACTTCTATCTTGCCTGGCTTCAGGTACTGGTTTTCCTGGACCACAGCACTGGGAAAATAACCCAGGCGAGCTGGCTGCTCCCCATAATAATCACCTTGCACCTGTGCAGGAAGGGAAAAGACCATAGTATGAGGTTCTTCTAGCAACACAATACCTAAAGACAACAGATCCCATTTAACATTGAAAACTAAGCAGGGTTGGCTATGGCTAATACTTGAATGGGTGACTGTAAGTAAATACAGGTACTGtaagctctatttcagaggaaggaactggccaaaccacctctgaggattcaaTAGACAGCTTGACAgcacatatgcacacatgtgaGGTCTCTCCATTAGTTTCTCTGTTGCAGGAGTGCCTTCTGCTGGCCATGTTGGGAAAATATCAATTATGACACCTTCCTCCTTTCCCTAAAACCACAGAGTGCAAGATCTGGAAAGTTGAGATGGTATCATTAAGGGTCACGTTTTGCTTCAGTTCCTTTTGGTCAGGGATCTGTCTCTACTTCCCATGACTTTGGGCACACTTCAACTTTATGCCAcccaactccaaaagaaagtcaGCCACAGAAATGTAGTGTTGATGGGGAGCTCAAGTCATCCAGTCTGACCTACAGCCGGGCACGAATCCTCAACTACTTACGCTGCCTCCCCAGAAGAGTCTCCCGCGGCCCTTCAGCTTGGAGAAGACGTAGACCACTTGGCCCCTCTGGATGTTGATGAAGCGGCAGTCGGGAGCAATGTAATCCTGGAGGGCCACTGCGATGGAAATGGGGTCTAGGATTGGAGAAAGGGAAGGGGACCAAGAAAGAATGGATTATCATAGAATGTATTGCTTATGGTttaatcattttttaattttttctaatcATGGTGTTGTAGTTGTGTTTTCTTTTGATTAGTAGTGGATTGCCTTGAATTCTGTGCTGAAAGATAGACAGGGCATtgaatggatgggtggatggttgATGGACAGATGGGTGGATAgacatatggatggatggatatatatatatatatatatatatatatatatatatatatatatatatatgaattggtCAACAGAGAgatagatgtatggatggatatatggatggatagataaatggatgaatGGTGCTGTAGCTTAGCAGCCAGGAGCTGATGGGTTCATGGATGTTTCagaaggaattgtgggatttcctaGTGTTCAAAGTGATACAGGGCAAGGGAATGAAATTGCCTCAGACAGTGCTGGGAAAGAAACTGAGCTCCAAGGCCTGTCACAGGAGCCAGAAACAACATCATTAGATAAGGAGTTGAATGAAGAAGAATTAAGTGAAACAGAAAATTATCAAGGGAAAACACCTGGCAGTATGGAGATAAGCCCGGAtcttctttattactgcttttttcatatattttatgtattttttacaataaactatttACTTATACTCTGGACTCTTGAGTGGTGCTATAGTCATATGTGGCTCCAGGCTTGGGTACAACAGATTGATAGACATATGAATGGATatatggatagatgaatggatggatggacagagagATAGGCAGAGAGGGATGGATAGACATATAGATGGATATATGGATAAGTAGGTAGGAAGACAGATATAAAGGTAAATTATGGAGAGACAGATCGATACTATCCACACTCTCGAGTAATATGATCCCATATTACTCAAGAGTAATTTAGCCACAACAACctgtgaaatgaaataaaaagcatCCCCATGGGGGAAAGACAACTGCAGGAACCTAGAAAAGAACCCTACAGTCAGATCTAAAGCAAAGCCAGAATTTGGAAATACCTACTTCTTTTATTCATAGTTATTCATAATTGTTATTCACAGCTATTCCAGACTATTGGAGCTGACTTATTATTTTCTGTCCCCAGCCCCCCATTTTTGCTCCCTTTCAGTGTGGGTTTGGCACAATAAATGAAGGGGGAAAGGAGTAGGCACACTCACGGTCACACTCAGTATCCGCGCATAGCTTTTTCTCCGCCAGTTTGTCCATTTGCCGTCCGCTCCACACAGGAACCCAAAAACTGCAGAGCAACAACCCTACTGAGAAAGGACACCACACCGAGCACCTCATTTTTGCAGACCAAAATACAGCACTTCGATGGTCAGCCTCTGAAACAGAAGTTGCTGTGTTTCTGGTCTTTGCCTTCATCAATTTTTCCCACTTGTCACCAAGACGTACCTGCTGGTGGGATGTCATGGAACACTCTCAAATATTGTCACTTCTCACATGCAAAACCAGAgccagaaaaacagaaaaacgTTGTGCtgtttctgacattttgccctGCAGAATTTAAATTTAAGTTATTCTTTCTCATTTTTCCCCCTGAATAGGATGTAACAGATCTGGGGATCCAGCATGTTTAATATTTTCCAAATTTTTCTCCCTGCTACACAACTTGTGCAGTCCAAGAATTCTAATACCATAAAAATAAATTAGGGACGGGAAGCTCCACATTGGGGCATTTTCCTGGCTAAACAGGAAGCCAGGAGAACAAGCTGGCCCTTGAAATTAACCTTCCGTTGCAACACAGTGAAGATCTTTGTGTGCCACTGACAGTGTCCTCTTTTTCTCTTAGTAGGATAAGCAACCAGAGGTTGAAAAGCAGCCAAGAATCATAGTTTCCATCATCCAAGGTACAGACctcttaaaatcatagaatcatagaatagtagagttggaagagaccacatgggccatccagtccaaccccctgctaagaagcaggaaatcgcattcaaagcacccccgacagatggccatccagcctctgcttaaaagcctccaaagaaggagcctccaccacggccctggggagagagttccactgtcgaacagctctcacagtgaggaagttcttcctgatgttcaggtggaatctcctttcctgtagtttgaagccattgttccattgtgtcctagtctgcagggcagcagaaaacaagcttgctccctcctccctatgacttcccttcacgtatttgtacatggctatcatgtctcctctcagccttctcttctgcaggctaaacatgcccagctctttaagcctctcctcataggccttgttctccagacccttaatcattttagtcgccctcctctggacg is part of the Anolis carolinensis isolate JA03-04 unplaced genomic scaffold, rAnoCar3.1.pri scaffold_10, whole genome shotgun sequence genome and encodes:
- the mia gene encoding melanoma-derived growth regulatory protein; this encodes MTSHQQVRLGDKWEKLMKAKTRNTATSVSEADHRSAVFWSAKMRCSVWCPFSVGLLLCSFWVPVWSGRQMDKLAEKKLCADTECDHPISIAVALQDYIAPDCRFINIQRGQVVYVFSKLKGRGRLFWGGSVQGDYYGEQPARLGYFPSAVVQENQYLKPGKIEVKTSRWDFYCQ